A genomic window from Osmerus eperlanus chromosome 5, fOsmEpe2.1, whole genome shotgun sequence includes:
- the tsg101a gene encoding tumor susceptibility 101a, with translation MAVVNEGALKKMLKQYKYRDLTVREITNVISQYKDLKPVMDAYVFNDGSTRDLMSLTGTVPVSYRGNVYNIPVCLWLLDTYPYNPPICFVKPTSAMMIKTGKHIDANGKIYLPYLHEWKHPQSDLYGLIQVMIVVFGEEPPVFSRPTTQAPYQAFQAAGPPNPSYMPGMPAVSPYGPNPNPGGYPAYQYPGGNSYPATGGPTHYNPQPPVSTVGPSRDGTIGEDTIRASLISAVSDKLRWRMKEEMDRAQAELDALKRTEEDLKKGHQKLEEMVSRLDQEVSEVDRNIDLLKKKDEELSEALEKMENQSENNDIDDVIVPTAPLYKQILNLYAEENAIEDTIFYLGEALRRGVIDLEVFLKHVRLLSRKQFQLRALMQKARKTAGLSDLY, from the exons CAATACAAATATAGAGATTTGACTGTCCGAGAGATAACCAATGTTATATCCCAATATAAAGACTTGAAACCTGTCATGGACGCCTATG tgttCAATGATGGCTCCACAAGAGACCTGATGAGTTTGACTGGAACAGTGCCAGTGAGCTACAGAG GCAATGTCTACAACATCCCAGTGTGTCTTTGGCTCCTGGACACGTATCCCTACAACCCTCCCATTTGCTTTGTCAAGCCCACCAGTGCTATGATGATCAAGACTGGCAAACACATAGATGCCAATGGAAAGATCTACCTGCCCTACCTTCACGAGTGGAAACAT ccccagtcagACCTGTACGGCCTGATCCAGGTGATGATCGTCGTGTTTGGGGAGGAGCCCCCCGTCTTCTCACGGCCCACCACCCAGGCCCCCTACCAAGCCTTCCAGGCGGCAGGACCCCCAAACC CATCCTACATGCCTGGTATGCCTGCAGTCTCACCTTATGGTCCAAACCCCAACCCAGG tgGTTACCCGGCCTACCAGTATCCTGGAGGAAACTCCTACCCTGCCACGGGTGGCCCTACACACTACAACCCCCAGCCTCCCGTCTCCACTGTCG gtcctaGCAGGGACGGGACCATCGGTGAGGACACCATCCGCGCCTCTCTGATCTCAGCGGTGAGCGACAAGCTGCgctggaggatgaaggaggagatggaccgGGCCCAGGCTGAGCTGGACGCTCTGAAGAGGACCGAGGAGGACCTGAAGAAGGGCCACCAGAAGCTAGAGGAGATGGTCTCTCGCCTGGACCAGGAAGTG TCCGAGGTGGACCGGAACATTGACTTGCTGAAGAAGAAGGACGAGGAGCTGAGCGAGGCCCTGGAGAAGATGGAAAACCAGTCCGAAAACAACGACATCGATGACGTCATAGTCCCCACGGCGCCCCTCTACAAGCAGATCCTGAACCTGTACGCCGAGGAGAATGCCATCGAGGACACCATCTTCTACCTGGGAGAGGCGCTGCGCAGGGGAGTCATCGACCTGGAGGTCTTCCTCAAG CATGTCCGCCTGCTCTCCAGGAAGCAGTTCCAGCTCCGAGCCCTCATGCAGAAAGCCCGCAAGACCGCAGGCCTCAGTGACCTCTACTGA
- the ldha gene encoding L-lactate dehydrogenase A chain, whose product MSTKEKLITHVMKEEPVGCQNKVTVVGVGMVGMASAISVLLKDLCDELALVDVMVDKLKGEVMDLQHGSLFLKTHKIVADKDYSVTANSKVVVVTAGARQQEGESRLNLVQRNVDIFKFIIPNIVKYSPNCILLVVSNPVDILTYVAWKLSGFPRHRVIGSGTNLDSARFRHLMGEKLHIHPSSCHGWVIGEHGDSSVPVWSGVNVAGVSLQALNPQMGSDDDKESWKDVHRMVVDSAYEVIKLKGYTSWAIGMSVADLVESITKNMHKVHPVSTLVNGMHGVKDEVFLSVPCVLGNSGLTDVIHMALKPEEEKQLIKSAETLWSVQKELAL is encoded by the exons atGTCCACCAAGGAGAAGCTGATCACCCATGTGATGAAGGAGGAGCCTGTGGGCTGCCAGAACAAGGTGACAGTGGTGGGCGTCGGCATGGTGGGCATGGCCTCCGCCATCAGTGTCCTGCTCAAG gacctGTGTGATGAGCTGGCCCTGGTTGATGTGATGGTGGACAAGCTGAAGGGCGAGGTCATGGACCTGCAGCATGGATCCCTCTTCCTCAAGACACACAAGATCGTGGCCGACAAAG ACTACAGCGTGACCGCCAACtccaaggtggtggtggtgacggCCGGGGCTCGccagcaggaaggagagagccgTCTCAACCTGGTGCAGCGCAACGTCGACATCTTCAAGTTCATCATCCCCAACATCGTCAAGTACAGTCCCAACTGCATCCTTCTGGTGGTCTCCAACCCAg tggACATCCTGACCTACGTCGCCTGGAAGCTGAGCGGTTTCCCACGCCACCGTGTGATTGGCTCCGGCACCAACCTGGACTCGGCCCGTTTCCGCCACCTGATGGGAGAGAAACTGcacatccacccctcctcctgccaTGGCTGGGTCATCGGAGAGCACGGGGACTCCAGCG TGCCTGTGTGGAGTGGTGTGAACGTTGCCGGCGTTTCCCTGCAGGCTCTCAACCCACAGATGGGCTCCGATGACGACAAAGAGTCCTGGAAAGACGTCCACAGGATGGTGGTTGACAG TGCCTACGAGGTGATCAAGCTGAAGGGTTACACCTCCTGGGCTATTGGCATGTCTGTGGCTGACCTGGTGGAGAGCATCACGAAGAACATGCACAAAGTCCACCCTGTGTCCACTCTGGTCAAT GGCATGCACGGGGTGAAGGATGAGGTGTTCCTGAGTGTCCCCTGCGTCCTCGGAAACAGCGGGCTGACGGACGTGATCCACATGGCCCTGAAGCCCGAAGAGGAGAAGCAGCTGATCAAAAGCGCTGAGACCCTGTGGAGCGTGCAGAAGGAGCTCGCCCTGTGA